The following proteins come from a genomic window of Micromonospora echinofusca:
- the pstB gene encoding phosphate ABC transporter ATP-binding protein PstB has translation MAKRIEASNVTAYYGAFKAIENINLTVEPKTVTALIGPSGCGKSTFLRSINRMHEVLPGARVEGSLTIDDQDIYDRDVDVTAVRRMIGMVFQRPNPFPTMSIFENVVAGLRLNGVRRKSILEEAAEKALRSANLWDEVKDRLAKPGAGLSGGQQQRLCIARTIAVEPQVVLMDEPCSALDPISTLAIEDLMFQLKDKFTIIIVTHNMQQAARVSDRTAFFSIEKTGDPGRLIEYDNTQKIFSNPGVKKTEDYITGRFG, from the coding sequence ATGGCCAAGCGCATCGAAGCCTCGAACGTCACCGCCTACTACGGCGCCTTCAAGGCCATCGAGAACATCAACCTGACGGTCGAGCCGAAGACGGTGACCGCCCTGATCGGCCCGTCCGGCTGCGGCAAGTCCACCTTCCTGCGGTCGATCAACCGGATGCACGAGGTGCTCCCCGGCGCCCGGGTCGAAGGCAGCCTCACCATCGACGACCAGGACATCTACGACCGGGACGTGGACGTCACCGCCGTCCGGCGCATGATCGGCATGGTCTTCCAGCGGCCGAACCCGTTCCCCACCATGAGCATCTTCGAGAACGTGGTGGCCGGGCTGCGGCTCAACGGGGTCCGCAGGAAGTCGATCCTGGAGGAGGCGGCCGAGAAGGCGCTGCGCTCGGCCAACCTCTGGGACGAGGTCAAGGACCGGCTCGCCAAGCCCGGCGCCGGCCTCTCCGGCGGTCAGCAGCAGCGGCTCTGCATCGCCCGGACCATCGCCGTCGAGCCGCAGGTGGTGCTGATGGACGAGCCCTGCTCGGCGCTCGACCCGATCTCCACGCTGGCCATCGAGGACCTGATGTTCCAGCTCAAGGACAAGTTCACCATCATCATCGTCACGCACAACATGCAGCAGGCCGCCCGCGTCTCGGACCGGACCGCCTTCTTCTCGATCGAGAAGACCGGCGACCCGGGCCGCCTCATCGAGTACGACAACACGCAGAAGATCTTCAGCAACCCCGGCGTGAAGAAGACCGAGGACTACATCACCGGCCGCTTCGGCTGA
- a CDS encoding NUDIX hydrolase has protein sequence MTIDADGFPAPPALVAHARRFRAEGGTPAAPRVAATVLLLRPAGDGFEVYLIRRVAAMAFGGMYAFPGGGVDPSDSQAHLDWAGPTPAGWGERLGLTPEAAQAVVCAAAREVFEEAGVLLAGPDAQTVVGDVSGDDWEADRVALEQRRGGFADLLARRGLTLRSDLLLPWSRWITPEFEPRRFDTYFFVALLPEGQRTRDVSGEADHTLWVRPADALSRAEAGELTMLPPTLVSLSQVAAGGDLAGVARAAATRDAATPVTPRLDEPDDGEPRFVLA, from the coding sequence ATGACGATCGACGCCGACGGCTTCCCCGCACCCCCGGCGCTCGTGGCGCACGCCCGCCGGTTCCGCGCCGAGGGCGGCACCCCGGCGGCGCCCCGGGTCGCGGCCACCGTGCTGCTGCTCCGTCCGGCCGGCGACGGCTTCGAGGTCTACCTGATCCGGCGGGTCGCCGCGATGGCGTTCGGCGGGATGTACGCCTTCCCCGGCGGCGGGGTCGACCCCTCGGACTCGCAGGCGCACCTGGACTGGGCCGGCCCGACGCCGGCCGGGTGGGGTGAGCGCCTGGGGCTGACCCCCGAGGCCGCCCAGGCGGTCGTCTGCGCCGCCGCCCGGGAGGTCTTCGAGGAGGCCGGGGTCCTGCTCGCCGGCCCGGACGCGCAGACCGTGGTCGGCGACGTGAGCGGTGACGACTGGGAGGCCGACCGGGTGGCGCTGGAGCAGCGCCGGGGCGGCTTCGCCGACCTGCTCGCCCGGCGCGGGCTCACCCTCCGGTCCGACCTGCTGCTGCCGTGGAGCCGGTGGATCACGCCGGAGTTCGAGCCGCGCCGCTTCGACACGTACTTCTTCGTGGCCCTGCTGCCGGAGGGGCAGCGGACCCGGGACGTCTCCGGCGAGGCCGACCACACCCTGTGGGTCCGCCCGGCGGACGCGCTGTCCCGGGCGGAGGCGGGCGAGCTGACCATGCTCCCGCCCACCCTGGTGAGCCTGTCCCAGGTGGCGGCCGGCGGCGACCTGGCCGGTGTCGCCCGCGCGGCGGCGACCCGGGACGCGGCCACCCCGGTCACGCCCCGGCTCGACGAGCCCGACGACGGCGAGCCCCGCTTCGTGCTGGCCTGA